A portion of the Phaeodactylum tricornutum CCAP 1055/1 chromosome 7, whole genome shotgun sequence genome contains these proteins:
- a CDS encoding predicted protein, with the protein MRRAFKLPMSSRNSNVTSKSDDDDEEEDDDAVVKATVVDSDDSGEDDAVAAIVFQNQLSSSRSTKATKTTKRRSMLPSRPMRLPPIASPGLLMLPISGLKSIETATKTGYATPSAVFDHHMSLAGYSEYKRTSNPHRGSSVQRMATERNDDNYDLDLPESERTNPSLLPRVLIASLSKSLTLSNTPSDCKRKRPMSFKDMIPVSLSVSYPKAYVKQRQQYIKDVATREKAIIRYQAAQENLDSHEGAMEAAAIATIPPLPAAPVPPKLADLTRLPFSDSAFEDAHPFYPPKGKGAFVAHLDSNSFHLTEGRYFGLQTNHVADPNFVGANAPGISGIHASGGAGLATSNAGGGVMVGSAMTLSTSYHRAANGGSHVSSHSALGSKSQSLFSTNSNKEAPVEHAGTSPKINIDRSIAVKSLNTPSVVTSSVGPKPTASATDLRKVMEEGVPEQIEAFRSCIIKAAVHSSRSGRHGHSFVGPNGAVYPDANVSLPAASTS; encoded by the exons ATGCGACGTGCTTTCAAGCTTCCGATGAGCTCTCGCAATTCCAACGTAACATCGAAAtccgacgatgatgatgaagaagaagatgacgacgctGTCGTTAAAGCCACCGTTGTCGACAGCGATGACTCAGGAGAAGACGATGCTGTCGCTGCTATTGTTTTCCAGAACCAATTGTCTTCCAGTCGTTCCACTAAGGCCACCAAAACAACGAAACGACGTTCCATGTTGCCTTCTCGACCTATGCGTCTGCCACCGATTGCGTCACCAGGTTTACTCATGTTGCCGATAAGCGGTCTGAAATCTATAGAAACTGCTACAAAAACAGGGTACGCTACGCCGTCTGCCGTGTTCGATCACCACATGTCGTTGGCTGGATATAGCGAATACAAGCGCACGAGCAACCCTCATCGTGGCTCTAGTGTTCAAAGAATG GCCACAGAACGCAACGACGATAATTATGATTTGGATTTGCCGGAATCAGAACGGACAAATCCGTCCTTACTACCTCGCGTGCTAATAGCTTCCCTATCCAAGTCCTTGACGTTGAGCAACACGCCTTCTGATTGTAAAAGAAAACGGCCGATGTCGTTCAAGGACATGATTCCTGTGTCGCTATCAGTATCTTATCCCAAAGCATATGTGAAACAACGACAGCAGTATATTAAAGATGTTGCGACACGAGAAAAGGCTATCATACGCTATCAGGCAGCACAAGAAAACCTTGATTCCCATGAGGGCGCAATGGAAGCAGCTGCCATTGCCACCATTCCACCTTTACCCGCTGCTCCAGTTCCTCCCAAACTAGCCGACCTGACCAGACTCCCGTTTTCTGATTCTGCATTTGAGGATGCCCATCCCTTTTATCCACCCAAAGGGAAGGGGGCATTCGTCGCGCACTTGGACAGTAATTCATTTCATTTGACCGAGGGTCGGTATTTCGGACTACAAACCAATCATGTCGCGGATCCCAATTTTGTCGGCGCAAATGCTCCGGGAATTTCGGGGATCCACGCATCTGGCGGTGCAGGACTAGCCACCTCTAACGCAGGAGGTGGCGTCATGGTGGGATCTGCTATGACACTAAGTACGTCCTATCATCGTGCGGCAAACGGTGGTAGCCATGTCAGCAGTCATTCAGCTTTGGGCTCCAAGAGCCAGAGCTTATTCAGTACCAATAGCAACAAAGAAGCGCCCGTGGAGCACGCGGGGACAAGTCCAAAGATTAATATCGACCGATCGATAGCCGTCAAATCACTGAACACTCCCAGTGTGGTCACTTCTAGTGTTGGTCCTAAGCCAACGGCATCTGCAACCGACTTGCGGAAGGTAATGGAAGAAGGTGTCCCTGAGCAAATCGAAGCCTTCAGGTCGTGTATCATCAAGGCTGCCGTACACTCATCGCGGTCAGGCCGCCATGGACATTCATTTGTCGGACCAAACGGCGCCGTTTACCCAGATGCAA ACGTATCACTGCCGGCTGCGTCGACGTCATAA